From Roseburia hominis, the proteins below share one genomic window:
- the htpG gene encoding molecular chaperone HtpG — protein sequence MAAKKGSLSISSENIFPIIKKWVYSDHDIFVRELVSNGCDAITKLKKLDMMGEYEIPDDYMAKIQVLVNPEEKTLKFIDNGLGMTAEEVEEYITQIAFSGATEFLEKYKDKTTDDEMIGHFGLGFYSAFMVADEVHIDTLSYREGASPVHWVSNGGTEYEMEEGSKEGVGTEITLFLNEDSVQFANEYRVREVLEKYCSFMPVEIFLAKENAEPEYETIPEEELLDTDEVVEHIHEDAKMEEKENENGEKEMVEVSPASDKVKIIKRPVSLSDTKPLWTKHPNECSKEDYIEFYRKVFLDYKEPLFWIHLNMDYPFNLKGILYFPKINTEYDSIEGTIKLYNNQVFIADNIKEVIPEFLMVLKGVIDCPDLPLNVSRSALQNDGFVQKVADYISKKVADKLSGMCKTDKENYEKYWDDISPFIKFGCLKDEKFCDKMMDYVLFKNLDHNYLTLKECIEKNGGTIVEPNEDKEKDGEDANKVTEDTKTTVYYVTDEQQQSQYINMFKKEGLDAVILSHNIDSPFITQLEQKNEHVRFQRIDADLTDHFKEEVSEEEKEAFKEKTDSLMEIFRKALGNDKLNVNVEKMKDDSVAAMITLSEQSRRMQEMIKMYGMGGMDASMFGTDSTLVLNANHPLVQYVVENKEGENTDMICHQLYDLAMLAHKPLSPEEMTAFVKRSNDIMMMLTK from the coding sequence ATGGCAGCAAAAAAAGGAAGTCTTTCTATCAGCAGCGAAAACATTTTCCCGATTATTAAAAAATGGGTGTATTCAGACCACGACATTTTCGTGCGTGAGTTGGTTTCCAATGGTTGTGATGCGATTACTAAATTAAAGAAACTGGATATGATGGGCGAATACGAGATACCCGATGATTATATGGCTAAGATTCAGGTACTCGTGAACCCGGAAGAGAAGACCCTCAAATTCATCGACAATGGTCTTGGTATGACGGCGGAAGAAGTAGAGGAATATATTACGCAGATCGCATTCTCAGGGGCGACGGAATTCCTGGAGAAATATAAGGATAAGACGACGGACGATGAGATGATCGGACACTTTGGTCTGGGATTTTATTCTGCATTTATGGTTGCGGACGAAGTTCATATCGATACGCTTTCCTATAGAGAAGGTGCTTCTCCGGTACATTGGGTGAGCAACGGCGGAACCGAGTACGAGATGGAAGAGGGAAGTAAAGAGGGCGTCGGTACAGAGATTACCCTGTTCCTGAATGAGGACAGCGTGCAGTTCGCGAATGAATACCGCGTCCGCGAGGTCCTGGAAAAATATTGTTCCTTTATGCCGGTAGAGATTTTCCTTGCCAAGGAGAACGCCGAGCCGGAGTATGAGACGATTCCGGAGGAAGAGCTTCTGGATACGGACGAGGTCGTAGAACATATTCATGAAGACGCCAAGATGGAAGAAAAAGAGAATGAGAACGGCGAGAAGGAAATGGTAGAGGTTTCCCCGGCGTCTGACAAGGTGAAGATCATAAAGCGCCCGGTTTCCTTAAGCGACACAAAACCTCTTTGGACCAAGCACCCGAATGAATGCAGCAAGGAGGACTATATCGAGTTCTACCGCAAGGTATTTTTAGATTACAAGGAGCCGTTATTCTGGATTCATCTGAATATGGATTATCCATTCAACCTGAAAGGAATCCTGTATTTCCCGAAGATTAATACGGAGTACGATTCCATTGAAGGTACAATCAAGCTGTATAACAACCAGGTATTTATCGCGGACAATATTAAAGAGGTCATTCCGGAATTCTTGATGGTATTAAAGGGCGTGATCGACTGCCCGGATCTGCCGCTGAACGTATCAAGAAGCGCTTTACAGAATGATGGATTTGTACAGAAGGTGGCGGACTACATTTCCAAGAAGGTAGCGGATAAGCTGTCCGGTATGTGCAAGACGGATAAGGAAAACTACGAGAAATACTGGGACGATATCAGTCCGTTCATCAAGTTCGGCTGCCTGAAGGACGAGAAGTTCTGCGACAAGATGATGGATTATGTTCTGTTCAAGAATCTGGATCATAATTACCTGACTTTAAAAGAGTGCATCGAGAAAAACGGCGGCACGATCGTGGAGCCGAATGAGGACAAGGAAAAAGACGGGGAAGATGCAAATAAGGTGACAGAGGACACCAAGACTACCGTTTACTACGTGACCGACGAGCAGCAGCAGAGCCAGTATATCAATATGTTCAAGAAAGAGGGATTAGATGCGGTGATTCTTTCCCACAATATTGACTCTCCGTTTATCACACAGTTAGAGCAGAAGAACGAGCATGTACGGTTCCAGAGAATTGATGCGGATCTGACGGATCACTTTAAAGAAGAGGTTTCGGAGGAAGAGAAAGAGGCGTTCAAAGAAAAGACTGACAGCCTGATGGAGATTTTCCGGAAAGCTCTTGGAAATGACAAGCTGAACGTGAATGTGGAGAAGATGAAAGATGACAGCGTTGCCGCTATGATCACGCTGTCCGAGCAGTCACGCCGTATGCAGGAAATGATAAAGATGTACGGCATGGGCGGTATGGACGCATCAATGTTCGGAACGGATTCCACTCTGGTGCTGAATGCAAATCACCCGCTGGTACAGTATGTGGTGGAGAATAAGGAAGGTGAAAACACCGACATGATCTGCCATCAGCTCTATGATCTGGCTATGCTGGCGCATAAGCCGCTCAGCCCGGAAGAGATGACAGCGTTTGTAAAACGAAGCAATGATATTATGATGATGCTGACAAAATAA
- a CDS encoding AraC family transcriptional regulator, translating to MEYVNFLTPPYPHFIVAGMALYRPGDSHGKRENIGVFDLIFIEYGELYITDGTQSYHLKQNDLLILKPDSAHFGHKIVSEKTKFYWLHFRTDGTYYYSPEFRLEKKPQKPGSYYTDKPATLALPLYKKLTPLASSEFLSIFSKLVSANIDKYQQTEIRGQAIPTPLECQILFLRLLGFVQVFQPQQNSSELLAANIMEYISQNYHTQITLESIADYFSFHPVHIIRCLKKEFGLTPNKVIMQVRIENSKKLLITSDLNISKISELVGFSTPSYFNKVFREHTGISPKAFREAKEPEAT from the coding sequence ATGGAATATGTGAATTTTTTGACACCTCCATACCCTCATTTTATTGTCGCCGGGATGGCACTCTACCGCCCGGGGGACTCCCACGGCAAGAGGGAAAATATCGGTGTCTTCGACCTGATTTTCATTGAATACGGTGAGCTTTATATCACAGATGGGACGCAGAGCTACCACTTAAAACAAAACGATCTGCTGATTCTAAAGCCAGACTCCGCCCATTTCGGGCACAAGATCGTTTCCGAAAAAACCAAATTTTACTGGCTGCATTTTCGAACCGACGGCACGTACTACTACTCCCCCGAGTTTCGCCTGGAGAAAAAGCCACAAAAGCCCGGAAGCTATTACACGGACAAGCCTGCCACCTTGGCGCTCCCTCTCTACAAAAAGCTGACGCCACTTGCCAGCAGCGAGTTTTTGTCCATCTTCTCCAAACTTGTTTCCGCCAATATTGACAAATACCAGCAGACCGAGATTCGAGGGCAGGCCATCCCCACTCCTCTGGAATGCCAGATTCTCTTTCTGCGGCTACTCGGCTTCGTGCAAGTGTTCCAGCCCCAGCAGAATTCCTCCGAGCTGCTGGCTGCTAACATTATGGAATATATTTCTCAAAACTATCACACGCAGATTACGTTGGAGAGCATCGCGGATTATTTTAGCTTTCATCCGGTACATATTATCCGCTGTCTCAAGAAAGAATTCGGGCTCACCCCGAACAAGGTAATCATGCAGGTTCGGATCGAAAACTCCAAAAAATTATTGATCACTTCGGATTTAAACATCAGCAAAATTTCCGAATTGGTCGGATTTTCTACGCCTTCCTATTTCAATAAAGTGTTCCGGGAACATACCGGCATATCTCCGAAAGCTTTTCGGGAAGCTAAGGAGCCGGAAGCCACCTGA
- a CDS encoding ABC transporter substrate-binding protein, with translation MKKLNVKRLLSAVLAVAMIATLVTGCGGNTKETSENSDGKEEIVVWVRNTTAACVKDAADKYNASHSDVEVKVVEQVNTQMADQFSLALSAQEAPDIVAIDCTKVPYFISVGAFVDITDKYEALDFKDTFGKGMMKSGQMGGKTYAVPFAPDVSVLLYNKDHYEEAGLDPETPPTTWDELVEYSQKLTNDDHYGYVYAGGHSGAYTFTIMPYVWNNGGEFLTEDGKTCKLDSENAIEAVQLFYDLTNTYKVTPPSSVTYSWGEAQDAFLTGKASQIVLGSAAVYNFVNGTSNMNWGAALIPKGPKGMEYASFSGGDSIGITSQCKNVEAAWDFIEYSLSDEVQVDEFAKGGLLPARSDQFDNEYFESTPQYQVLREALEVAHTPVAVKYDEMYDPLLTTMQNCLNGKISPEDAVKKVKTDIEAILN, from the coding sequence ATGAAGAAATTAAATGTCAAAAGATTATTGTCGGCGGTGCTGGCAGTGGCTATGATTGCCACTCTGGTCACAGGGTGTGGGGGAAACACTAAGGAGACGAGCGAGAACAGCGATGGGAAGGAAGAAATTGTGGTTTGGGTTAGAAATACTACCGCGGCATGTGTTAAGGATGCGGCAGACAAATACAATGCAAGTCATTCAGACGTGGAAGTGAAGGTGGTCGAGCAGGTGAATACCCAGATGGCGGATCAGTTTTCACTAGCCCTTTCCGCACAGGAGGCTCCGGACATCGTGGCTATCGACTGTACAAAGGTACCGTATTTTATATCGGTAGGTGCGTTTGTCGATATCACTGACAAATACGAGGCGCTGGATTTCAAGGACACATTCGGAAAGGGAATGATGAAGTCTGGCCAGATGGGCGGAAAGACCTATGCAGTACCGTTCGCACCAGACGTATCGGTTCTTCTGTACAATAAGGATCACTACGAGGAAGCAGGTCTGGACCCGGAGACACCACCCACAACATGGGATGAACTGGTTGAGTACTCGCAGAAATTGACCAACGATGATCACTATGGATATGTATATGCGGGAGGACATTCCGGTGCTTACACATTTACCATCATGCCGTATGTGTGGAACAACGGAGGAGAATTCCTGACAGAGGACGGAAAGACCTGCAAACTGGATTCTGAAAATGCGATAGAAGCGGTACAGCTTTTCTATGACCTCACCAATACATATAAGGTGACACCGCCGAGCTCGGTGACCTATTCCTGGGGCGAGGCACAGGATGCGTTCCTTACCGGAAAAGCCAGCCAGATCGTGCTGGGCAGTGCGGCAGTGTATAATTTTGTAAACGGAACCAGCAATATGAACTGGGGAGCAGCCTTGATTCCGAAGGGACCCAAGGGAATGGAGTATGCTTCCTTCTCAGGCGGAGACTCCATCGGTATCACATCCCAGTGTAAAAACGTGGAAGCAGCGTGGGATTTCATCGAGTATTCTCTATCAGATGAAGTACAGGTTGACGAATTTGCAAAAGGCGGACTTCTGCCGGCGAGAAGTGACCAGTTTGACAATGAATATTTTGAGAGCACACCGCAGTATCAGGTGCTGAGAGAAGCGTTGGAGGTAGCACACACTCCGGTGGCAGTGAAATATGATGAAATGTATGATCCGCTGCTAACTACGATGCAGAACTGCCTGAACGGAAAAATCTCACCGGAAGATGCGGTAAAGAAAGTGAAAACAGATATCGAGGCGATTCTGAACTAA
- a CDS encoding sugar ABC transporter permease, translating into MKQRKKLNLISYLFVLPAMVLNLVFFIYPFIQTVVMSFFDWPMLGEKTFVFLDNYINLFQDGQFWNSLFFTLKYALFVTPCLFILAFVLATLINGSFAGVNLFRSIYYAPVVISMTCCSMVWLWIYNDLYGVLNYIMQFLGIIDEPVLWMNSAETSLPAVIFMVTWKMAGFSMLIILAAFQTVDDQVYEAAAVDGAGKITQFIRITLPIIRPQVALALIMSVIGSVLAFEQFLIMTKGGPAQTTTTIVHYIYNTSFKYFKMGYGSAITMVLLAVLGALSLVEYKFLNDPTIN; encoded by the coding sequence ATGAAACAGAGAAAAAAACTGAATCTCATATCATATTTGTTTGTACTTCCGGCTATGGTGCTGAATCTGGTGTTTTTTATCTATCCTTTCATTCAGACGGTAGTGATGTCTTTCTTTGACTGGCCGATGTTAGGAGAAAAGACGTTTGTTTTCTTGGATAACTATATCAACTTATTTCAGGATGGACAGTTTTGGAATTCTCTGTTCTTCACATTGAAATATGCGTTATTTGTGACACCATGCCTCTTTATTCTGGCATTTGTCCTGGCTACCTTGATCAACGGAAGCTTTGCGGGGGTAAATTTATTTCGGTCAATATACTACGCTCCAGTGGTTATTTCCATGACCTGCTGCAGCATGGTCTGGCTGTGGATCTATAACGATTTATACGGCGTGCTGAACTATATCATGCAGTTTTTGGGAATTATTGATGAGCCGGTTCTGTGGATGAATTCGGCAGAGACCTCACTTCCGGCGGTCATCTTTATGGTCACCTGGAAGATGGCGGGCTTCTCGATGCTGATTATTCTCGCGGCATTCCAGACGGTGGACGACCAGGTCTATGAGGCGGCAGCCGTTGACGGCGCGGGGAAGATTACACAGTTTATCCGAATCACACTGCCGATTATCCGTCCGCAGGTTGCGCTGGCTCTGATTATGTCGGTTATCGGATCGGTACTCGCATTTGAACAGTTCCTGATCATGACAAAAGGCGGCCCGGCACAGACGACCACGACGATTGTACACTATATTTACAATACATCATTTAAATACTTTAAGATGGGATATGGCTCCGCAATCACCATGGTATTGCTGGCTGTGTTGGGAGCTTTGAGTCTGGTGGAGTACAAGTTTTTAAATGATCCGACAATCAACTAG